The Eleginops maclovinus isolate JMC-PN-2008 ecotype Puerto Natales chromosome 3, JC_Emac_rtc_rv5, whole genome shotgun sequence genome includes a region encoding these proteins:
- the LOC134861430 gene encoding uncharacterized protein LOC134861430 isoform X1, translating into MAAQEEFFAGIPKIHYSPSARPADVLCFKHYNAEEVLMGRNMEDWLRFSVCYWHSFCGTGADPFGSPTLQRPWNEGTPMQSAKKRLRAAFEFFTKLGVKYYTFHDRDMAPEGSTLEESNRNLDEMTDMALDLQSQTGVRVLWVTCNLFAHPRYMNGAATNPDCHVLAYAGAQVKKGLDTAQKLGAENFVFWGGREGFLSIHNTDVAGELKHMANFFKMAVKYKEKIGLKCQFLIEPKPKEPCKHQYDYDAMSVIGFLKHYGLENDFKLNIEPNHTTLAGHSYEHDVVMASAFGMLGSVDSNTGSPDLGWDTDQFPMDIRNATLVMKTIIEQGGLQPGGLNFDAKVRRESTDLEDLFIAHIGAMDTFARGLRNAVCIIEDGIIAGMVKDRYSGFSHGIGQKVEEGSASLEDMEDFIKQNGEPKVTSGKQEKYESIFNHYI; encoded by the exons ATGGCAGCTCAGGAGGAATTCTTTGCGG GCATTCCCAAGATCCATTACTCACCCAGTGCTAGGCCTGCAGATGTTCTGTGCTTCAAACACTACAATGCAGAGGAG GTGCTGATGGGGAGGAACATGGAGGACTGGCTGAGGTTCTCCGTCTGCTACTGGCACTCCTTCTGTGGCACAG gagCGGATCCCTTTGGGTCCCCGACCCTCCAACGGCCCTGGAATGAAGGAACTCCGATGCAATCAGCCAAGAAGCGACTACGGGCGGCTTTTGAGTTTTTCACCAAACTTGGT GTGAAATACTACACATTTCATGACAG GGATATGGCTCCTGAGGGCTCCACCCTGGAGGAGTCCAACAGGAATCTggatgaaatgacagacatggCCCTCGACCTGCAGAGCCAGACAGGAGTCAGGGTGCTGTGGGTTACCTGCAACCTGTTCGCCCACCCCAG GTACATGAATGGTGCAGCCACCAACCCTGACTGTCATGTTCTGGCATACGCTGGGGCCCAGGTGAAGAAGGGGCTGGATACTGCCCAGAAGCTGGGTGCAGAGAACTTTG TGTTTTGGGGCGGAAGGGAAGGCTTCCTTTCCATCCACAATACTGATGTAGCTGGTGAACTGAAGCACATGGCTAACTTCTTCAAAATGGCTGTCA AGTACAAAGAGAAGATTGGCTTGAAGTGTCAGTTCCTTATTGAACCCAAGCCCAAGGAGCCCTGCAAACACCAGTATGACTATG ATGCTATGAGTGTCATTGGATTCCTGAAGCATTATGGTCTGGAGAATGACTTTAAGTTGAACATCGAGCCAAACCACACTACCCTGGCAGGTCACTCATACGAACATGATGTAGTCATGGCCTCTGC GTTTGGCATGCTGGGGTCAGTTGACTCCAACACTGGCTCTCCTGACCTGGGCTGGGACACAGACCAGTTCCCCATGGACATCAGGAACGCCACCTTGGTCATGAAG ACCATCATTGAACAAGGTGGTCTGCAGCCTGGAGGCCTGAACTTCGATGCTAAGGTGCGCAGGGAGTCCACAGACCTGGAGGACCTGTTCATCGCTCACATTGGAGCCATGGACACCTTTGCAAGAGGACTCCGAAATGCTGTTTGTATAATCGAAGACGGGATCATTGCTGGTATGGTGAAG GATCGATACTCAGGCTTCAGCCATGGCATTGGGCAGAAAGTGGAGGAGGGTTCTGCCTCTTTAGAGGATATGGAG gactTCATCAAGCAGAATGGTGAACCGAAAGTAACATCGgggaagcaggaaaaatatgAATCCATCTTTAATCACTACATATAA
- the LOC134861430 gene encoding uncharacterized protein LOC134861430 isoform X2 produces MAAQEEFFAGIPKIHYSPSARPADVLCFKHYNAEEVLMGRNMEDWLRFSVCYWHSFCGTGADPFGSPTLQRPWNEGTPMQSAKKRLRAAFEFFTKLGVKYYTFHDRDMAPEGSTLEESNRNLDEMTDMALDLQSQTGVRVLWVTCNLFAHPRYMNGAATNPDCHVLAYAGAQVKKGLDTAQKLGAENFVFWGGREGFLSIHNTDVAGELKHMANFFKMAVKYKEKIGLKCQFLIEPKPKEPCKHQYDYDAMSVIGFLKHYGLENDFKLNIEPNHTTLAGHSYEHDVVMASAFGMLGSVDSNTGSPDLGWDTDQFPMDIRNATLVMKTIIEQGGLQPGGLNFDAKVRRESTDLEDLFIAHIGAMDTFARGLRNAVCIIEDGIIAGMVKDFIKQNGEPKVTSGKQEKYESIFNHYI; encoded by the exons ATGGCAGCTCAGGAGGAATTCTTTGCGG GCATTCCCAAGATCCATTACTCACCCAGTGCTAGGCCTGCAGATGTTCTGTGCTTCAAACACTACAATGCAGAGGAG GTGCTGATGGGGAGGAACATGGAGGACTGGCTGAGGTTCTCCGTCTGCTACTGGCACTCCTTCTGTGGCACAG gagCGGATCCCTTTGGGTCCCCGACCCTCCAACGGCCCTGGAATGAAGGAACTCCGATGCAATCAGCCAAGAAGCGACTACGGGCGGCTTTTGAGTTTTTCACCAAACTTGGT GTGAAATACTACACATTTCATGACAG GGATATGGCTCCTGAGGGCTCCACCCTGGAGGAGTCCAACAGGAATCTggatgaaatgacagacatggCCCTCGACCTGCAGAGCCAGACAGGAGTCAGGGTGCTGTGGGTTACCTGCAACCTGTTCGCCCACCCCAG GTACATGAATGGTGCAGCCACCAACCCTGACTGTCATGTTCTGGCATACGCTGGGGCCCAGGTGAAGAAGGGGCTGGATACTGCCCAGAAGCTGGGTGCAGAGAACTTTG TGTTTTGGGGCGGAAGGGAAGGCTTCCTTTCCATCCACAATACTGATGTAGCTGGTGAACTGAAGCACATGGCTAACTTCTTCAAAATGGCTGTCA AGTACAAAGAGAAGATTGGCTTGAAGTGTCAGTTCCTTATTGAACCCAAGCCCAAGGAGCCCTGCAAACACCAGTATGACTATG ATGCTATGAGTGTCATTGGATTCCTGAAGCATTATGGTCTGGAGAATGACTTTAAGTTGAACATCGAGCCAAACCACACTACCCTGGCAGGTCACTCATACGAACATGATGTAGTCATGGCCTCTGC GTTTGGCATGCTGGGGTCAGTTGACTCCAACACTGGCTCTCCTGACCTGGGCTGGGACACAGACCAGTTCCCCATGGACATCAGGAACGCCACCTTGGTCATGAAG ACCATCATTGAACAAGGTGGTCTGCAGCCTGGAGGCCTGAACTTCGATGCTAAGGTGCGCAGGGAGTCCACAGACCTGGAGGACCTGTTCATCGCTCACATTGGAGCCATGGACACCTTTGCAAGAGGACTCCGAAATGCTGTTTGTATAATCGAAGACGGGATCATTGCTGGTATGGTGAAG gactTCATCAAGCAGAATGGTGAACCGAAAGTAACATCGgggaagcaggaaaaatatgAATCCATCTTTAATCACTACATATAA
- the rnf144b gene encoding E3 ubiquitin-protein ligase RNF144B, with protein sequence MASRSPTLSQDAGESQGTPEAGVHPHPGPFCKLCLSEQPSAATRELQSCNCVFCKACLEQYVRLAIMEGGGTPITCPDMACQKTGVLLDSEIASLALEDQLELYQRLKFERGVNLDPSKAWCPVLECQAVCSVQQSTEGQPTNVSCPTCLTIFCSGCRGPWYDDHTCPEQQTMMSPSLAHESRARSDSDSDLPIKQCPMCAIYIERNQGCAQMLCKSCKHTFCWYCLQNLDGDIFLRHYDKGPCRNKLGHSRASVMWNRTQVVGILVGVSIIGLVTSPLILLASPIILCCLCKPCSGKKAKKKKKKKDPSQPDSSTS encoded by the exons ATGGCCAGCAGGAGTCCAACCCTGAGTCAGGATGCCGGGGAGTCGCAGGGGACCCCTGAGGCCGGGGTTCACCCTCATCCAGGGCCCTTCTGCAAGCTGTGCCTCAGTGAACAGCCGTCTGCAGCCACCAGGGAACTCCAGAGCTGCAACTGTGTCTTCTGCAAAGCG TGTTTGGAGCAGTATGTTCGGCTTGCCAtcatggagggaggggggacaCCCATCACCTGCCCAGATATGGCCTGCCAAAAGACTGGAGTGCTACTGGACTCTGAG ATAGCCAGCTTGGCCTTGGAGGATCAGTTGGAGCTGTATCAGCGTCTGAAGTTTGAGAGAG GAGTGAATTTGGACCCCAGTAAAGCCTGGTGTCCGGTGCTTGAATGCCAGGCAGTGTGCAGTGTGCAGCAGAGCACTGAGGGCCAGCCCACTAATGTGTCCTGCCCGACCTGTCTCACCATCTTCTGCTCCGGGTGCAGAGGGCCCTGGTACGACGACCACACCTGCCCTGAGCAACAGACCATGATGTCACCGTCACTCGCTCATGAAAGCAG GGCGCGCTCCGACAGTGACTCTGACCTGCCCATCAAGCAGTGTCCTATGTGTGCTATTTACATCGAGAGGAACCAGGGCTGTGCACAGATGCTGTGTAAGAGCTGCAAACACACCTTCTGCTGGTACTGTCTGCAGAACCTGGAT GGTGATATCTTCCTGAGACATTATGATAAGGGGCCGTGCAGAAACAAGCTGGGACATTCGCGGGCCTCTGTTATGTGGAACAGAACGCAG GTGGTGGGTATCCTGGTGGGTGTTAGCATCATCGGACTGGTCACGTCTCCACTCATCCTGCTGGCCTCTCCCATCatcctctgctgcctctgcaAGCCCTGCAGCGGGAAGAAGGcgaagaaaaagaaaaagaagaaggaccCCAGCCAGCCAGACTCCTCCACATCATAG